The DNA window CGCTCTAAAAAAACAGAATTAGATGCTTTTGAAGCAGCTTTAAATAATGTTAGACCATCTATTGAAGTAAAATCACGCAGAGTTGGTGGATCTACTTATCAAGTTCCAGTAGAAGTCCGACCAATTCGCAGAGATGCATTAGCTATGCGTTGGATTGTTGAATCAGCAAGGAAAAGAAATGATAAATCTATGGCATTACGTTTAGCTAATGAACTTATTGATGCAACAGAAAATAAAGGAATTTCTGTAAAGAAACGTGAAGAAGTACACCGTATGGCTGAAGCAAACAAAGCTTTTGCTCATTATCGTTGGTAAAGTAAAAAACTATTAATTTTTTTGGTAATTAAAATTAGAGGAGTAAAATGTCTCGTATAACACCTATTACAAATTATCGAAACATTGGAATTAGTGCACATATTGATGCTGGCAAAACTACTACTACTGAACGTATACTTTTTTATACTGGTGTTAACCATAAAATTGGAGAGGTTCACGACGGAGCAGCTACAATGGATTGGATGGCACAAGAACAAGAACGCGGAATTACAATTACTTCTGCTGCTACTACTGCTTTCTGGTCTGGTATGGCAAATCAATTTGAACCTCATCGTATTAATATCATTGATACTCCTGGACATGTTGATTTTACAATAGAAGTAGAACGTTCAATGCGTGTTTTAGATGGAGTAGTTATGATTTACTGCGCAGTAGGTGGTGTTCAACCACAATCTGAAACCGTTTGGCGTCAAGCAAATAAATATAAAGTACCACGCATTGCTTTTATTAACAAAATGGATCGAATTGGAGCAAATTTTTTTAAAGTTATTGAACAAATAAAATTACGTTTAGGAGCTGATCCAG is part of the Candidatus Tachikawaea gelatinosa genome and encodes:
- the rpsG gene encoding 30S ribosomal protein S7 encodes the protein MPRRHVIGQRKILPDPKFCSELLAKFINILMVDGKKSIAEKIVYTSLNNLSKRSKKTELDAFEAALNNVRPSIEVKSRRVGGSTYQVPVEVRPIRRDALAMRWIVESARKRNDKSMALRLANELIDATENKGISVKKREEVHRMAEANKAFAHYRW